A stretch of Brassica rapa cultivar Chiifu-401-42 chromosome A08, CAAS_Brap_v3.01, whole genome shotgun sequence DNA encodes these proteins:
- the LOC103832700 gene encoding carbonyl reductase [NADPH] 2, producing MAKKVLMTANGDEVSRNIAIQLAKHGCRLVLMGNEASLRSTVDYIRVSVDGAFPVELIGADMEADSEEAFYVAVQKAWTRLGSLDAFVNCCTYQGKMQDILRVSEDEFKKITKINLTAPWFILKAVASMMKENGTGGSIVFLATIASGERGLYPGADAYATAAAAIHQLVRASAMSLGKHKIRVNMISRGLHLGDEYPVSVGIDRAQKLVKDAAPLGQWLNPEKDIYSTVIYLISDGSCFMTGTTVMVDGAQSLTRPRLKSYM from the exons ATGGCGAAGAAGGTGTTGATGACAGCCAACGGCGACGAGGTTTCCCGGAACATCGCTATCCAACTAGCCAAACACGGTTGTCG GTTGGTGTTGATGGGAAACGAGGCTTCTCTAAGGAGCACTGTGGACTACATACGAGTCTCTGTTGATGGAGCCTTCCCAGTGGAGCTCATTGGAGCCGACATGGAAGCTGATAGTGAGGAAGCTTTCTATGTTGCTGTCCAAAAGGCATGGACTCGTCTAGGATCTTTGGATGCTTTTGTCAACTGCTGTACCTACCAAGGGAAGATGCAGGACATTCTCCGAGTGTCTGAAGATGAGTTCAAGAAAATCACAAAGATCAATCTCACGGCTCCATGGTTTATCTTGAAGGCTGTGGCAAGCATGATGAAGGAGAATGGAACAGGAGGCTCCATTGTCTTTTTGGCTACAATAGCTAGTGGTGAGAGAGGGCTTTACCCTGGAGCTGATGCCTATGCTACAGCCGCTGCTGCAATTCACCAGCTGGTTCGG GCATCAGCCATGAGTCTAGGGAAGCACAAGATAAGGGTGAACATGATCTCGAGAGGTCTGCATCTTGGCGATGAATATCCAGTTTCAGTGGGGATAGATCGAGCGCAGAAGCTGGTGAAGGACGCTGCTCCTCTTGGCCAGTGGCTGAACCCGGAGAAAGATATCTACTCGACTGTAATTTACTTGATCAGCGATGGTTCATGTTTCATGACAGGTACCACTGTGATGGTGGATGGAGCACAGTCTCTTACGAGACCACGTCTCAAATCCTACATGTGA
- the LOC103832701 gene encoding putative ubiquitin-conjugating enzyme E2 38 gives MDPDVMEIDPPPLASASASRTRKPRKVNLEVIDVEQYHVDKMNKGKAIQDGNNPSSHVSNGVMPIDVDSYTVVLNDIPTGVKVVMSTTQPCGFQNYSSKGTSKSSRNSSNPFLATPSSVPQSLDFASLSASFAQNNQTVSSSAVQPVDSDASASSSSAEPVPSSQANFLRDFKRFDTVEDFSDHHYLSKGKASKQHSKTWLKKVQADWKILENDLPETIFVRACESRMDLLRAVIIGAEGTPYHDGLFFFDIQFPDSYPSAPPKVHYHSGGLRINPNLYNCGKVCLSLLGTWTGNKREKWLPQESTMLQLLVSIQALILNQKPYFNEPGYEPTKGTVSGEAHSKVYSENVFILSLKTMVYSMRKPPKHFEEFVHSHYFVRALDIVKACNAYKDGAPVGSILKGGVQGIEETSQSGSKKFRTDVAAFMKTVVGEFVKLGIKELEEKPKPPPVVNANTESNTANRKRSRSSSIKEFLANIGRCVFQ, from the exons ATGGATCCCGACGTGATGGAGATCGATCCTCCTCCTTTAGCTTCAGCTTCAGCTTCTAGAACTCGTAAACCTAGAAAG GTTAATCTTGAAGTGATCGATGTGGAGCAATATCATGTAGATAAGATGAACAAAGGGAAGGCTATACAAGATGGGAACAACCCATCTAGTCATGTGTCTAATGGAGTCATGCCTATAGATGTTGATAGCTACACAGTCGTTCTAAATGATATCCCAACCGGTGTAAAAGTGGTGATGTCTACTACTCAGCCCTGTGGGTTTCAGAATTATAGCAGCAAAGGAACTTCTAAATCAAGTAGAAACAGTTCAAACCCGTTTCTGGCAACTCCATCTTCTGTTCCTCAGTCATTGGATTTTGCCTCCCTGTCAGCCTCCTTTGCTCAGAACAATCAAACGGTTTCCTCCTCTGCGGTTCAACCTGTTGATTCTGATGCTTCTGCTAGCTCTTCTTCCGCTGAGCCTGTTCCTTCATCTCAGGCTAATTTTCTGAGGGACTTTAAAAGGTTTGACACTGTTGAGGATTTCTCAGATCATCACTATCTTTCCAAGGGGAAAGCTTCAAAACAG CACTCAAAGACTTGGTTGAAAAAGGTTCAAGCAGACTGGAAGATTCTTGAGAATGATTTGCCAG AGACAATATTTGTCAGAGCCTGTGAGTCAAGAATGGATCTACTAAGAGCTGTAATCATTGGTGCTGAGGGAACTCCTTACCATGACGGTCTTTTCTTTTTCGATATTCAGTTCCCAGATTCCTATCCTTCAGCGCCACCG AAAGTTCATTACCATTCCGGTGGGCTTAGAATCAACCCCAACCTATACAACTGTGGTAAAGTATGCTTGAGTCTTCTCGGTACATGGACCGGCAACAAGAGGGAGAAATGGCTCCCACAGGAGTCCACAATGTTGCAGCTTCTCGTCTCAATCCAAGCACTCATCTTGAATCAAAAACCGTACTTCAACGAACCTGGCTACGAGCCCACCAAGGGGACTGTATCAGGCGAGGCTCACTCCAAAGTTTACAGCGAGAACGTCTTCATATTGTCCTTGAAAACAATGGTTTACAGCATGAGGAAACCACCCAAG CACTTTGAAGAGTTTGTTCATAGCCATTACTTTGTGAGGGCACTTGACATAGTGAAAGCGTGTAATGCTTATAAAGATGGAGCTCCTGTTGGTTCCATTTTGAAAGGTGGTGTCCAAGGTATTGAGGAAACTAGCCAGAGTGGCTCTAAGAAGTTTAGGACCGATGTGGCTGCCTTTATGAAGACAGTTGTTGGTGAGTTCGTTAAGTTAGGAATCAAGGAGCTTGAAGAAAAACCTAAACCACCGCCTGTGGTTAATGCTAATACTGAGAGTAATACAGCTAACCGTAAGAGAAGCAGATCATCGAG CATCAAAGAATTTCTCGCGAATATCGGACGCTGCGTTTTTCAGTAA
- the LOC103832699 gene encoding uncharacterized protein LOC103832699: MLTSNSKDKERSLSFLCCWYLGRRRVAMLLLLSLAFVVFVLGSYTINKESSNSPNIHQSIETIEFGINQTPLSRELSSFYTGDSNNDQTRGSDVDIIHPPPSLPSHHPCDSFSFPPPPPPGLRRPGPRPCPVCYLSPEEALAHMPKHPFESPVLKNLTYIREESPLKREEEGQGGSEFGGYPSLEDRTNSFDIKESMTVHCGFVKGTKPGHQTGFDIDEDILHEMDQFHEVIVASAIFGKYDLIQEPVNISEMARKNIPFYMFVDEETHSYLKNTSSYTEDSKRVGLWRIIVAHNVPYTDARRNGKIPKLLLHRLFPNVKYSIWVDAKLQLVVDPYQILERFLWRTNSSLAISKHYRRFDVFVEAEANKAARKYDNASIDYQVEFYKKEGLTPYTDAKLPITSDVPEGCTIIREHIPITNLFTCVWFNEVDRFTSRDQLSFAVARDRIREKVDWSINMFLDCERRNFVKQVYHRDVLMNMKPPRASSSKVLPEPLPLPRGKSVGGRANTGKKSPGQRGKRRHRKVSAGGRNMR; this comes from the exons ATGCTCACTTCAAATTCTAAAGACAAGGAGAGATCTCTCTCCTTCTTATGTTGCTGGTACTTAGGTCGGAGACGTGTGGCAATGCTGCTCCTTCTCAGCCTTGCCTTTGTTGTCTTTGTCTTGGGTTCCTACACTATCAACAAAG AGAGTAGTAATAGTCCAAACATTCATCAGAGTATTGAGACTATTGAATTTGGAATCAACCAAACACCACTTAGTAGAGAACTGAGTTCTTTCTATACTGGAGACTCTAATAATGATCAAACTAGAGGAAGTGATGTAGACATCATTCATCCTCCTCCTTCACTCCCTTCCCACCATCCATGTGATAGCTTTTcgtttcctcctcctcctccacctggACTTAGAAGGCCTGGACCGCGCC CGTGTCCTGTATGCTATCTATCTCCGGAGGAGGCCTTAGCTCATATGCCAAAGCATCCATTTGAATCTCCTGTGCTTAAGAATTTGACTTATATACGTGAAGAGAGTCCTTTAAaacgagaagaagaaggtcAAGGAGGCTCTGAGTTTGGAGGTTATCCTTCTCTTGAAGATAGGACTAACTCCTTTGACATTAAAGAGTCCATGACAGTGCACTGCGG CTTTGTCAAAGGAACTAAACCGGGTCATCAAACCGGTTTCGACATTGATGAGGATATCCTTCATGAGATGGACCAGTTCCATGAAGTGATTGTGGCTTCAGCAATATTTG GAAAGTATGATCTAATTCAAGAACCGGTGAACATCAGTGAAATGGCGAGGAAGAACATCCCTTTCTACATGTTTGTTGATGAAGAAACACATTCATATCTCAAGAACACTTCAAGTTACACAGAGGATAGTAAGAGAGTAGGACTGTGGAGGATCATTGTTGCCCACAATGTCCCTTACACTGATGCAAGGCGTAATGGAAAG ATTCCGAAGCTTCTATTGCATAGATTGTTCCCAAATGTCAAGTACTCTATATGGGTTGATGCAAAGCTGCAGCTTGTTGTAGATCCATACCAAATACTTGAAAG GTTCTTGTGGAGAACGAACTCTAGTTTAGCAATCTCGAAACATTACAGACGTTTTGATGTGTTTGTGGAGGCTGAAGCGAACAAGGCCGCAAGAAAATACGACAATGCCTCGATTGATTACCAAGTAGAGTTCTACAAGAAGGAAGGGTTAACACCTTACACTGATGCTAAGCTTCCAATAACAAGTG ATGTTCCTGAAGGTTGTACAATCATAAGAGAACACATACCGATCACAAACCTCTTCACGTGTGTCTGGTTCAACGAAGTAGATCGGTTTACTTCAAGAGATCAATTAAGCTTTGCAGTTGCAAGAGACAGGATAAGAGAGAAAGTGGATTGGAGCATCAATATGTTCTTGGATTGTGAAAGACGAAACTTTGTAAAACAG GTTTATCATAGAGACGTTTTGATGAACATGAAACCTCCTCGAGCTTCCTCTTCTAAGGTGCTTCCCGAGCCACTGCCATTGCCACGTGGAAAATCAGTCGGTGGTAGAGCCAACACTGGGAAGAAGAGTCCGGGGCAACGTGGAAAGAGGCGTCACCGGAAAGTTTCAGCCGGTGGCAGAAACATGAGATAA
- the LOC117127132 gene encoding uncharacterized protein LOC117127132, producing the protein MEHLVVHLPYEALLRGPVHNGWMYPYERQMKHLKGKARNLAKVEGSIVAGSLTAETSNFTSYYFAPTVRTRKRVPKRYDDGGVPTSYPIDGVPDIFCEIGRFGGKTKEVWWSCEEDKHSAHTYILLNCEDAMTRYFERMFVSQVEEAIPGISATDVDTRKDKHFVKWLKSQVDYDDPYYPVWFHELVQGPVAKVTTSPMYFTRGFTFHTYEYGRHRATSNYGICVKGETDFYGILQEIIEVEFSGLLKLKCVLFKCEWFDPVVNRGIRYNKFGVVDVNFGRRYNKFEPFILASQAEQVSFLPYPRLRTSGINWVTAIKVTPRGRIVVGEEPPLQEEDAITEVEVPEQPTDEILLIDPQNFQYEDIPEDATDEAREDEFERSDDDDCNDSDENENDLE; encoded by the exons atggagcatctagttgTCCACCTAccgtatgaagcattgcttcgtggacctgttcacaacggatggatgtatccgtATGAGCGACAGATGAAACATTTGAAGGGGAAAGCAAGAAATCTTGCAAAGGTAGAAGGTTCAATAGTTGCAGGGAGTTTGACAGCCGAAACATCTAACTTCACATCATACTACTTTGCTCCAACTGTTCGTACGAGAAAAAGAGTTCCTAagagatatgatgatggtggagtacCGACATCATATCCAATTGATGGTGTTCCTGACATTTTCTGCGAAATTGGACGGTTTGGTGGTAAAACGAAAGAAGTATGGTGGTCATGTgaagaagataaacatagtGCCCACACTTATATTCTGCTCAACTGCGAGGATGCAATGACCCGTTACTTTGAaag GATGTTTGTATCTCAAGTTGAAGAAGCAATACCAGGAATATCTGCAACTGATGTGGATACACGTAAAGATAAGCACTTTGTCAAGTGGTTAAAATCACAG gttgattatgacgatccTTATTATCCCGTATGGTTTCACGAATTGGTTCAAGGTCCAGTtgcaaaggtcaccacatcacctatgtatttcacacgaggattTACCTTTCACACATACGAGTATGGGAGACATCGGGCAACGAGTAACtacggaatatgtgtgaaaggtgaaACAGACTTTTACGGGATATTgcaggagattattgaagtggaATTTTCGGGGTTATTGAAGCTaaaatgcgtcctcttcaaatgtgaatggttcgatccTGTTGTGAACCGAGGGATTCggtataacaaatttggtgttgtggatgtcaattttgggagaagatacaacaaatttgagcctttcattttagcttcacaagccgagcaagttagcttccttccttatcctcggcTTCGAACTTCCGGGATAAACTGGGTAACTgctatcaaagttacacctcgtggaCGCATTGTCGTTGGAGAAGAACCGCCCTTGCAAGAAGAAGACGCTATCACTGAAGTTGAGGTACCAGAACAACCAACTGATGAAATCCTTTTGATCGACCCGCAAAACTTTCAATATGAAGATATTCCCGAAGATGCGACAGATGAAGCACGTGaagacgagttcgagagaagcgacgatgatgattgtaatgatagtgatgagaacgaaaacgatttagagtga